From the genome of Pantoea alfalfae, one region includes:
- the thiC gene encoding phosphomethylpyrimidine synthase ThiC — MSDPKMSRREQRTQAQEFIDSLQSGSAFPQSRRVWITGSREDIRVPMREITLSPTHIGGSKEQPLYEQNEAVPVYDTAGAYGDPAAQIDVHRGLEKLRARWIAERDDSELLEQNSSGYTQQRLADEGLDHLRFDHLPTPRRARAGRRVTQLHYARQGMITPEMEFIALRENMGRERIRSEVLLQQHPGHSFGAHLPADITPEFVRQEVADGRAIIPANINHPESEPMIIGRNFLVKVNANIGNSAVTSSIEEEVEKLVWSTRWGADTVMDLSTGRYIHETREWILRNSPVPIGTVPIYQALEKVNGVAEALNWEIFRDTLLEQAEQGVDYFTIHAGVLLRYVPMTAKRLTGIVSRGGSIMAKWCLSHHQESFLYEHFREICEICAAYDVSLSLGDGLRPGSIQDANDEAQFAELRTLGELTRIAWEYDVQVMIEGPGHVPMHMIRRNMTEQLDLCNEAPFYTLGPLTTDIAPGYDHFTSGIGAAMIGWFGCAMLCYVTPKEHLGLPNKEDVKQGLITYKIAAHAADLAKGHPGAQIRDNAMSKARFEFRWEDQFNLALDPHTARAMHDETLPQESGKVAHFCSMCGPKFCSMKISQEVREFAARQDARAEPVEVGMAQVSDRFRSRGGELYHPADAIKEE; from the coding sequence ATGTCTGACCCAAAAATGTCCCGTCGTGAACAGCGTACCCAGGCGCAGGAATTTATCGATTCCCTGCAAAGCGGCAGTGCTTTTCCTCAGTCCCGTCGCGTCTGGATTACCGGTAGCCGGGAAGATATTCGCGTGCCGATGCGTGAAATCACCCTAAGCCCGACCCATATCGGCGGCAGCAAAGAACAGCCTCTCTATGAGCAAAATGAAGCGGTGCCGGTCTATGATACGGCAGGTGCGTATGGCGATCCCGCGGCACAGATTGATGTGCATCGCGGTCTGGAAAAGCTGCGCGCACGCTGGATTGCTGAACGCGACGACAGTGAGCTTCTTGAGCAGAACAGCTCGGGCTATACCCAGCAGCGACTGGCTGACGAGGGGCTGGATCATCTGCGCTTCGATCACCTGCCAACACCGCGACGCGCCCGTGCAGGCCGCCGTGTCACGCAACTGCACTATGCCCGTCAGGGCATGATTACCCCGGAGATGGAGTTCATCGCCCTGCGGGAAAACATGGGCCGTGAGCGAATCCGCAGTGAGGTGCTGCTGCAACAGCATCCGGGGCACAGTTTTGGCGCGCATCTGCCCGCCGATATCACACCCGAGTTTGTCCGTCAGGAGGTCGCTGACGGACGCGCCATTATCCCTGCCAATATCAATCATCCTGAATCGGAGCCGATGATCATTGGCCGTAACTTCCTCGTCAAGGTCAATGCCAACATCGGTAACTCGGCAGTCACCTCTTCTATCGAGGAAGAAGTAGAAAAGCTGGTGTGGTCGACCCGCTGGGGTGCCGACACGGTGATGGATCTCTCTACCGGTCGCTATATTCATGAAACGCGAGAATGGATTTTGCGAAACAGCCCGGTGCCCATCGGGACCGTGCCGATCTATCAGGCGCTGGAAAAAGTGAATGGCGTGGCCGAGGCGCTGAACTGGGAAATATTCCGGGACACGCTGCTGGAGCAGGCGGAACAGGGCGTCGATTACTTCACTATTCACGCGGGCGTACTGCTGCGTTATGTCCCGATGACGGCGAAACGCCTCACGGGAATTGTCTCGCGGGGTGGCTCGATCATGGCGAAATGGTGCCTGTCCCACCATCAGGAGAGCTTCCTGTATGAGCACTTCCGCGAGATTTGTGAAATCTGCGCCGCTTACGATGTCTCCCTGTCGCTGGGCGATGGTCTGCGTCCGGGTTCCATTCAGGATGCCAACGATGAGGCGCAGTTTGCCGAACTGCGTACCCTGGGCGAACTGACGCGTATTGCCTGGGAGTATGACGTTCAGGTGATGATTGAAGGTCCGGGACATGTGCCGATGCATATGATCCGCCGTAATATGACTGAACAGCTCGATCTGTGCAATGAAGCTCCCTTCTACACGCTTGGGCCGCTGACCACTGATATCGCGCCCGGCTACGACCATTTCACCTCGGGTATCGGTGCCGCCATGATTGGCTGGTTTGGTTGTGCCATGCTGTGCTACGTCACGCCCAAAGAGCATCTGGGTCTGCCGAACAAAGAGGACGTGAAGCAGGGATTGATCACCTACAAAATCGCAGCGCATGCTGCCGATCTGGCGAAAGGCCACCCTGGAGCGCAGATCCGTGATAACGCCATGTCTAAAGCACGCTTTGAATTCCGCTGGGAAGATCAGTTTAACCTTGCGCTGGATCCCCATACGGCGCGGGCAATGCATGATGAAACCCTGCCGCAGGAGTCAGGCAAGGTGGCCCATTTCTGCTCAATGTGCGGCCCTAAATTCTGCTCGATGAAAATTTCCCAGGAGGTGCGCGAGTTTGCGGCACGCCAGGATGCCCGTGCCGAGCCGGTTGAAGTGGGCATGGCGCAGGTGTCAGATCGTTTCCGCAGCCGCGGCGGTGAGCTCTATCACCCCGCCGATGCCATTAAGGAGGAGTAA
- the thiE gene encoding thiamine phosphate synthase, with product MPAFPATVPRLGLYPVVDSPEWIERLLETGVRTMQLRIKDRPDEVAEPAIAQAIALGKRYDARLFINDYWQLAIKHQAYGVHLGQEDLDVADLARIHQAGLRLGLSTHDDAELDRALAIQPSYIALGHIFPTQTKEMPSSPQGIEQLKRHLTRLTHIPTVAIGGISIARAPEVLATGVGSIAVVSAITQADDWRAATRTLLALAGPGD from the coding sequence ATGCCCGCATTTCCCGCTACCGTCCCGCGCCTGGGACTTTATCCGGTGGTTGATAGCCCCGAGTGGATCGAACGCCTGCTTGAAACGGGCGTTCGCACGATGCAGTTGCGCATCAAAGATCGGCCTGATGAGGTCGCCGAACCCGCCATTGCTCAGGCGATTGCGTTAGGTAAACGCTACGACGCCCGCCTGTTTATCAATGACTACTGGCAGCTGGCGATTAAACATCAGGCTTATGGCGTACATCTGGGTCAGGAGGATCTCGATGTCGCCGATCTTGCTCGCATTCATCAGGCAGGATTGCGTCTGGGGCTCTCCACCCATGACGATGCGGAACTGGATCGCGCTCTGGCAATCCAGCCCTCTTACATCGCACTTGGGCATATTTTCCCGACGCAGACCAAAGAGATGCCTTCTTCGCCGCAGGGCATTGAGCAGCTGAAACGGCATCTGACACGGCTGACGCATATTCCCACCGTGGCGATTGGTGGTATCTCGATTGCGCGGGCACCCGAGGTGCTGGCCACCGGCGTCGGCAGCATTGCTGTGGTGAGTGCGATTACTCAGGCAGATGACTGGCGTGCCGCAACGCGCACCCTTCTGGCGCTGGCAGGACCAGGCGACTAA
- a CDS encoding aminotransferase-like domain-containing protein has product MTRYEHLATLLAQRIEQGLYRSGERLPSVRSLSTEHGVSISTVQQAYHLLEEKQMITPQSRSGYFVASRKATPPIPALTRPAQRPVEVTQWDAVLELINSRLEDDVLQLGSGMPDLTQPTLKPLWKAFSRQVQKQDMALLNYDSLYGVLALRQQVARLAIDSGCQLTADDIVITTGCHEALSVAVRAVCEPGDIIAVESPSFHGIMQTLRGFGIRAIEIPTDAVTGISLEALELAFDQWPIKAVVVVPNCNNPLGFIMSEPRKRALLVLAQRFDAAVIEDDVYGELAWEYPRPPTIKSLDLDGRVLLCSSFSKTLAPGLRVGWVAPGRYRDRVLHMKYIVTGSTATQPQHAVSEFIRQGHYQPHLRRMRQLYHRNYETFSCWVRHYFPCGICVSRPQGGFLMWIELPEAFDAVRLNRELRESKIQIAVGSLFSASGKYRNCLRLNYGLPINEQTEQALARVGAAVERAMLSCQHETQASASTLA; this is encoded by the coding sequence ATGACCCGCTATGAACATCTGGCTACGCTGCTGGCTCAGCGTATCGAACAAGGCTTATATCGCAGCGGTGAGCGCCTGCCTTCAGTACGCAGTCTGAGTACGGAGCATGGCGTCAGTATCAGTACCGTGCAGCAGGCTTATCATCTGCTGGAAGAGAAGCAGATGATTACGCCGCAGTCGCGCTCCGGCTATTTTGTGGCGTCACGCAAAGCAACGCCGCCGATCCCGGCGCTGACCCGCCCCGCACAGCGGCCGGTTGAGGTGACACAGTGGGATGCGGTGCTGGAGCTGATTAACAGCCGTCTGGAAGATGATGTTTTGCAGCTGGGCAGCGGCATGCCCGATCTGACCCAGCCGACGCTTAAGCCACTGTGGAAAGCTTTCAGCCGCCAGGTGCAGAAGCAGGACATGGCGCTGCTGAATTATGACAGTCTATATGGTGTGCTCGCTTTGCGGCAACAGGTTGCACGGCTGGCGATAGACAGCGGCTGCCAGCTCACCGCCGATGACATTGTCATTACTACCGGCTGTCATGAAGCATTATCGGTCGCCGTACGTGCAGTCTGCGAGCCGGGGGATATCATTGCCGTTGAATCACCGTCGTTTCACGGCATTATGCAAACTCTGCGCGGCTTTGGCATTCGTGCCATCGAGATCCCAACCGATGCAGTCACCGGCATCAGTCTGGAAGCGCTGGAGCTGGCCTTTGATCAATGGCCGATTAAAGCGGTTGTTGTTGTGCCGAACTGCAATAATCCGCTGGGATTTATCATGTCTGAGCCGCGTAAGCGGGCTTTGCTGGTGCTGGCGCAGCGGTTTGACGCGGCAGTGATTGAAGATGATGTCTATGGTGAGTTAGCCTGGGAATATCCGCGTCCGCCTACCATCAAATCGCTGGATCTCGATGGCCGGGTGTTGCTGTGCAGCTCCTTTTCGAAAACGCTGGCGCCAGGTTTACGCGTTGGCTGGGTTGCACCAGGCCGCTATCGTGACCGCGTGCTGCACATGAAATATATTGTCACCGGCTCCACCGCCACACAGCCTCAGCATGCGGTCTCCGAGTTTATCCGTCAGGGCCATTATCAGCCTCATCTGCGCCGGATGCGGCAACTCTATCATCGTAACTATGAAACTTTTAGCTGCTGGGTACGCCACTACTTTCCCTGCGGCATCTGCGTTTCCCGTCCTCAGGGCGGTTTTCTGATGTGGATAGAACTTCCCGAAGCGTTTGATGCGGTTCGTCTTAACCGGGAACTGCGCGAGTCAAAAATTCAGATTGCTGTGGGTTCACTGTTTTCAGCGTCGGGGAAATACCGTAACTGTCTGCGCTTAAACTACGGGCTGCCGATCAACGAGCAGACTGAACAGGCGCTGGCGCGGGTGGGTGCGGCCGTCGAGCGCGCCATGCTCTCGTGCCAGCATGAGACCCAGGCTTCAGCCTCTACGCTCGCATAG
- a CDS encoding DUF1127 domain-containing protein, with the protein MGYDENRAAKPFTGTPYHLVRYLWRSYKRWQLRRETRLILSKLSDSQLKDIGISRSDWNG; encoded by the coding sequence ATGGGATATGACGAGAATCGCGCAGCTAAACCGTTTACAGGCACGCCTTACCACCTGGTTCGTTATCTGTGGCGCAGTTACAAACGCTGGCAGCTGCGGCGTGAGACACGCCTCATCCTGTCGAAGTTAAGCGACAGTCAGCTGAAAGATATTGGTATCAGCCGCAGTGACTGGAATGGCTGA
- the rpoC gene encoding DNA-directed RNA polymerase subunit beta', whose product MKDLLKFLKAQTKTEEFDAIKIALASPDMIRSWSFGEVKKPETINYRTFKPERDGLFCARIFGPVKDYECLCGKYKRLKHRGVICEKCGVEVTQTKVRRERMGHIELASPTAHIWFLKSLPSRIGLLLDMPLRDIERVLYFESYVVIEGGMTNLEKRQILTEEQYLDALEEFGDEFDAKMGAEAIQALLKNMDLEQECEQLREELNETNSETKRKKLTKRIKLLEAFVQSGNKPEWMILTVLPVLPPDLRPLVPLDGGRFATSDLNDLYRRVINRNNRLKRLLDLAAPDIIVRNEKRMLQEAVDALLDNGRRGRAITGSNKRPLKSLADMIKGKQGRFRQNLLGKRVDYSGRSVITVGPYLRLHQCGLPKKMALELFKPFIYGKLELRGLATTIKAAKKMVEREEAVVWDILDEVIREHPVLLNRAPTLHRLGIQAFEPVLIEGKAIQLHPLVCAAYNADFDGDQMAVHVPLTLEAQLEARALMMSTNNILSPANGEPIIVPSQDVVLGLYYMTRDCVNAKGEGMVLTGPKEAERIYRAGLASLHARVKVRITEHEKNEQDEWVAKTSIIDTTIGRAILWMIVPKGLPFSIVNQALGKKAISKMLNTCYRILGLKPTVIFADQTMYTGFAYAARSGASVGIDDMVIPEKKVEIITEAEAEVAEIQEQFQSGLVTAGERYNKVIDIWAAANERVAKAMMENLSTEVVINRDGEEERQVSFNSIFMMADSGARGSAAQIRQLAGMRGLMAKPDGSIIETPITANFREGLNVLQYFISTHGARKGLADTALKTANSGYLTRRLVDVAQDLVVTEDDCGTHEGIMMTPVIEGGDVKEPLRERVLGRVTAEDVLKPGTADILVPRNTLLDEHWCDVLELNSVDSLKVRSVVGCETDFGVCAHCYGRDLARGHIINKGEAIGVIAAQSIGEPGTQLTMRTFHIGGAASRAAAESSIQVKNKGTIKLTNAKSVTNSAGKLVITSRNVELKMIDEFGRTKESYKVPYGSTMAKGDGEQVAAGETVANWDPHTMPVITEVGGFIRFTDMVDGQTITRQTDDLTGLSSLVVLDSAERTAGGKDLRPALKIVDANGNDVLIPGTDMPAQYFLPGKAIVQLEDGVKISAGDTLARVPQESGGTKDITGGLPRVADLFEARRPKEPAILAEISGIISFGKETKGKRRLVITPLDGSEPYEEMIPKWRQLNVFEGERVERGDVVSDGPESPHDILRLRGVHAVTRYITNEVQEVYRLQGVKINDKHIEVIVRQMLRKATIVSAGSADFLEGEQAEFSRIKISNRDLEANGKVGATFMRDLLGITKASLATESFISAASFQETTRVLTEAAVAGKRDELRGLKEKVIVGRLIPAGTGYAYHQDRMRRKAAGEVPVAPQVTADEASASLAELLNAGLGGNKDD is encoded by the coding sequence GTGAAAGACTTACTTAAGTTTCTGAAAGCGCAAACTAAGACCGAAGAGTTTGATGCCATCAAAATTGCGCTGGCTTCGCCAGACATGATCCGTTCCTGGTCTTTTGGTGAAGTGAAAAAGCCAGAAACCATTAACTACCGTACTTTTAAGCCAGAGCGCGATGGTCTGTTCTGTGCCCGTATCTTCGGGCCGGTAAAGGACTATGAGTGCCTGTGTGGCAAGTACAAGCGCCTCAAACACCGTGGTGTGATTTGTGAGAAGTGCGGCGTTGAAGTGACCCAGACTAAAGTACGCCGTGAGCGTATGGGCCACATCGAACTGGCGTCGCCGACTGCGCACATCTGGTTCCTGAAGTCACTGCCATCGCGTATCGGCTTACTGCTGGATATGCCACTGCGTGACATCGAGCGCGTGCTCTACTTTGAATCTTACGTGGTAATCGAAGGTGGCATGACCAACCTCGAGAAGCGTCAGATCCTGACTGAAGAGCAGTACCTTGACGCTCTGGAAGAGTTCGGTGACGAGTTCGACGCCAAAATGGGCGCCGAAGCAATCCAGGCCCTGTTGAAAAACATGGATCTGGAGCAGGAGTGCGAGCAGCTGCGTGAAGAGCTGAACGAAACTAACTCCGAAACCAAACGTAAAAAACTGACTAAGCGCATCAAGCTGCTGGAAGCGTTCGTCCAGTCTGGCAACAAGCCAGAGTGGATGATCCTGACCGTGCTGCCTGTTCTGCCACCGGACCTGCGTCCGCTGGTACCGCTGGATGGTGGTCGTTTCGCCACGTCGGATCTGAACGATCTGTATCGTCGCGTGATCAACCGTAACAACCGTCTGAAGCGCCTGCTGGATCTGGCTGCGCCAGATATCATCGTGCGCAACGAAAAGCGTATGTTGCAGGAAGCGGTCGATGCACTGCTGGACAACGGTCGTCGCGGTCGTGCGATCACCGGTTCCAACAAGCGTCCGCTGAAATCGCTGGCTGACATGATCAAAGGTAAGCAGGGTCGTTTCCGTCAGAACCTGCTGGGTAAACGTGTCGACTATTCTGGTCGTTCGGTTATCACCGTTGGTCCATACCTGCGTCTGCATCAGTGCGGTCTGCCGAAGAAAATGGCACTCGAACTGTTCAAACCGTTCATTTACGGCAAGCTGGAACTGCGTGGCCTGGCCACCACCATCAAAGCCGCGAAGAAAATGGTTGAGCGCGAAGAAGCCGTTGTCTGGGATATCCTCGACGAAGTGATCCGTGAGCACCCGGTTCTGCTGAACCGTGCGCCTACGCTGCACCGTCTGGGTATTCAGGCCTTTGAACCGGTTCTGATTGAAGGTAAAGCGATCCAGCTGCACCCGCTGGTTTGTGCGGCTTATAACGCCGACTTCGATGGTGACCAGATGGCTGTTCACGTACCGCTGACGCTGGAAGCCCAGCTGGAAGCGCGTGCGCTGATGATGTCGACCAACAACATCCTGTCACCTGCGAACGGCGAGCCAATCATCGTTCCTTCTCAGGACGTTGTACTGGGTCTGTATTACATGACCCGTGACTGTGTTAACGCCAAAGGCGAAGGCATGGTGCTGACTGGCCCGAAAGAAGCTGAGCGTATTTATCGCGCCGGCCTCGCCTCTCTGCATGCTCGCGTTAAGGTGCGTATCACCGAACACGAGAAGAATGAGCAGGATGAGTGGGTTGCTAAAACCAGCATCATCGATACTACGATTGGCCGTGCCATCCTGTGGATGATCGTGCCAAAAGGTCTGCCTTTCTCCATCGTTAACCAGGCGCTGGGCAAAAAAGCTATCTCCAAAATGCTTAACACCTGTTACCGCATTCTGGGCCTGAAGCCGACCGTTATCTTTGCTGACCAGACCATGTACACCGGTTTCGCTTACGCTGCCCGTTCAGGCGCGTCAGTCGGTATCGACGACATGGTTATTCCAGAGAAGAAAGTGGAAATCATCACCGAAGCGGAAGCAGAAGTGGCTGAGATCCAGGAGCAGTTCCAGTCTGGTCTGGTAACCGCAGGCGAACGTTATAACAAAGTCATCGATATCTGGGCCGCAGCCAACGAACGTGTTGCCAAGGCGATGATGGAAAACCTCTCTACCGAAGTCGTGATTAACCGCGACGGCGAAGAAGAGCGTCAGGTTTCCTTTAACAGCATCTTTATGATGGCTGACTCCGGTGCGCGTGGTTCTGCTGCACAGATTCGTCAGCTGGCCGGTATGCGTGGTCTGATGGCGAAGCCAGATGGCTCCATCATCGAAACACCAATCACGGCGAACTTCCGTGAAGGGTTGAACGTACTCCAGTACTTCATCTCAACCCACGGTGCACGTAAAGGCCTGGCGGATACCGCACTGAAAACAGCGAACTCCGGTTATCTGACGCGTCGTCTGGTTGACGTTGCCCAGGATCTGGTAGTTACCGAAGATGACTGTGGTACACACGAAGGCATCATGATGACGCCTGTCATTGAAGGTGGCGACGTTAAAGAGCCACTGCGTGAACGTGTACTGGGCCGTGTGACTGCTGAAGACGTTCTGAAGCCGGGTACTGCTGATATTCTGGTCCCACGCAACACGCTGCTCGATGAGCACTGGTGTGACGTGCTGGAACTGAACTCAGTCGACAGCCTGAAAGTCCGCTCGGTGGTAGGTTGTGAAACCGATTTTGGTGTGTGCGCGCATTGCTACGGTCGCGACCTGGCACGTGGTCACATCATCAACAAAGGTGAAGCGATCGGTGTTATCGCGGCACAGTCCATCGGTGAGCCAGGTACACAGCTGACGATGCGTACGTTCCACATCGGTGGTGCGGCATCACGTGCGGCTGCTGAATCCAGCATTCAGGTGAAGAACAAAGGTACCATCAAGCTGACCAACGCCAAGTCGGTAACGAACTCGGCAGGCAAGCTGGTGATCACCTCGCGTAACGTTGAACTGAAAATGATCGACGAATTTGGTCGTACCAAAGAGAGCTATAAAGTTCCTTACGGTTCTACCATGGCGAAAGGTGATGGTGAGCAGGTTGCAGCGGGCGAAACCGTCGCAAACTGGGATCCGCATACCATGCCAGTTATCACCGAAGTGGGCGGTTTCATTCGCTTCACGGATATGGTTGATGGCCAGACGATTACCCGTCAGACAGATGATTTAACCGGTCTGTCTTCACTGGTGGTTCTGGACAGTGCTGAACGTACTGCAGGCGGTAAAGATCTGCGTCCTGCGCTGAAAATTGTTGATGCCAACGGCAACGACGTTCTGATCCCGGGCACCGACATGCCGGCTCAGTACTTCCTGCCAGGTAAAGCGATTGTTCAGCTGGAAGATGGCGTTAAGATCAGTGCCGGTGACACGTTAGCGCGTGTTCCACAGGAATCTGGCGGTACCAAGGATATTACCGGTGGTCTGCCACGCGTTGCTGATCTGTTCGAAGCGCGTCGTCCGAAAGAGCCAGCTATTCTGGCGGAGATCAGCGGCATCATCTCCTTCGGTAAAGAGACCAAAGGTAAGCGTCGTCTGGTCATTACTCCGCTGGATGGCAGTGAGCCATACGAAGAGATGATTCCGAAATGGCGTCAGCTGAACGTGTTCGAAGGTGAACGTGTTGAGCGCGGTGACGTGGTTTCCGATGGCCCAGAGTCTCCACATGACATCCTGCGCTTGCGTGGCGTGCATGCGGTGACCCGTTACATCACTAACGAAGTGCAGGAAGTTTACCGTCTGCAGGGCGTTAAGATTAACGATAAGCACATCGAAGTCATCGTTCGTCAGATGCTGCGTAAAGCAACCATCGTGAGCGCAGGAAGTGCAGACTTCCTGGAAGGTGAGCAGGCTGAATTCTCTCGCATCAAGATCTCTAACCGTGATCTGGAAGCGAACGGAAAAGTCGGCGCAACCTTCATGCGTGACCTGCTGGGTATTACCAAAGCGTCACTGGCAACCGAATCGTTCATCTCTGCAGCCTCGTTCCAGGAGACCACACGTGTCCTGACCGAAGCAGCAGTAGCAGGCAAGCGCGATGAACTGCGCGGCCTGAAAGAGAAAGTCATCGTGGGTCGTCTGATCCCAGCCGGTACCGGTTATGCGTACCATCAGGATCGTATGCGCCGCAAAGCGGCAGGTGAAGTTCCGGTTGCACCGCAGGTGACTGCGGATGAAGCCTCAGCCAGCCTGGCTGAACTGTTGAACGCCGGTCTCGGCGGCAACAAAGACGATTAA